A genomic region of Denticeps clupeoides chromosome 17, fDenClu1.1, whole genome shotgun sequence contains the following coding sequences:
- the prpf18 gene encoding pre-mRNA-splicing factor 18 isoform X2, which translates to MDILKAEIERKRKMVQEKELVSGSKKYFKRADLARKEEEDYYNRCGYKLEKKVEETKPSTSSNPVLELELTEEKLPMTLSRQEVIRRLRERGEPVRLFSESDYEAFQRLRKIEILAPEVNKGLRNDLKAAMDKIDQQYLNEIVGGHEVSETDTQHDLKVHEENTTIEELEALGESLGTGDDNGDMDVIDKVLRFLLGVWAKDLNGREDHVKRSVQGKLASATQKQTESYLKPLFRKLRKKSLPADIKESITDIIKFMLQREYVKANDAYLQMAIGNAPWPIGVTMVGIHARTGREKIFSKHVAHVLNDETQRKYIQGLKRLMTICQKHFPTDPSKCVEYNAL; encoded by the exons ATGGACATCCTCAAGGCGGAGAtcgagaggaagaggaagatggtGCAGGAGAAGGAGCTCGTTAGC GGTTCGAAAAAGTACTTCAAGCGCGCCGACCTGGCtcggaaggaggaggaggattatTATAACCGATGTGGCTACAAG TTGGAGAAGAAAGTGGAGGAGACCAAGCCGTCCACTTCGTCCAACCCGGTGTTGGAGCTGGAGCTGACTGAAGAGAAGCTGCCGATGACGCTGTCTCGCCAGGAG GTGATTCGGAGGCTGAGGGAACGTGGGGAACCGGTGCGTCTCTTCAGCGAATCGGACTACGAAGCCTTccagaggctgaggaaaatCGAGATCCTGGCACCGGAAGTGAACAAG GGTCTGAGGAACGATCTGAAGGCGGCCATGGATAAGATTGATCAGCAGTACCTCAACGAGATTGTTGGGGGACACGAAGTCAGTGAAACCGACACCCAGCACGACCTGAAAGTTCACGAGGAGAACACGACCATAGAGGAGCTGGAG GCCTTGGGAGAGAGTCTGGGCACCGGCGATGACAATGGGGACATGGACGTCATCGACAAGGTCCTACGG TTCTTGCTGGGCGTGTGGGCCAAGGACCTGAACGGCCGCGAGGACCACGTGAAGCGCAGCGTCCAGGGCAAGCTGGCCAGCGCCACGCAGAAACAGACCGAGTCGTACCTCAAGCCGCTGTTCAGGAAGCTGCGCAAGAAG tcGCTGCCTGCGGACATCAAGGAGTCGATCACCGACATCATCAAGTTCATGCTGCAGAGAGAATATGTGAAG GCGAATGACGCGTACCTGCAGATGGCGATTGGCAACGCCCCGTGGCCCATCGGCGTGACCATGGTGGGCATCCACGCCCGTACCGGTCGAGAGAAGATCTTCTCCAAGCACGTGGCGCACGTGCTGAACGACGAGACCCAGAGGAAGTACATCCAG GGCCTGAAGAGGTTGATGACAATCTGCCAGAAGCATTTTCCCACTGACCCCTCCAAGTGTGTGGAGTATaatgctctttaa
- the prpf18 gene encoding pre-mRNA-splicing factor 18 isoform X1 → MDILKAEIERKRKMVQEKELVSGSKKYFKRADLARKEEEDYYNRCGYKVDISKPAGQLEKKVEETKPSTSSNPVLELELTEEKLPMTLSRQEVIRRLRERGEPVRLFSESDYEAFQRLRKIEILAPEVNKGLRNDLKAAMDKIDQQYLNEIVGGHEVSETDTQHDLKVHEENTTIEELEALGESLGTGDDNGDMDVIDKVLRFLLGVWAKDLNGREDHVKRSVQGKLASATQKQTESYLKPLFRKLRKKSLPADIKESITDIIKFMLQREYVKANDAYLQMAIGNAPWPIGVTMVGIHARTGREKIFSKHVAHVLNDETQRKYIQGLKRLMTICQKHFPTDPSKCVEYNAL, encoded by the exons ATGGACATCCTCAAGGCGGAGAtcgagaggaagaggaagatggtGCAGGAGAAGGAGCTCGTTAGC GGTTCGAAAAAGTACTTCAAGCGCGCCGACCTGGCtcggaaggaggaggaggattatTATAACCGATGTGGCTACAAG GTTGACATTTCCAAGCCAGCTGGACAG TTGGAGAAGAAAGTGGAGGAGACCAAGCCGTCCACTTCGTCCAACCCGGTGTTGGAGCTGGAGCTGACTGAAGAGAAGCTGCCGATGACGCTGTCTCGCCAGGAG GTGATTCGGAGGCTGAGGGAACGTGGGGAACCGGTGCGTCTCTTCAGCGAATCGGACTACGAAGCCTTccagaggctgaggaaaatCGAGATCCTGGCACCGGAAGTGAACAAG GGTCTGAGGAACGATCTGAAGGCGGCCATGGATAAGATTGATCAGCAGTACCTCAACGAGATTGTTGGGGGACACGAAGTCAGTGAAACCGACACCCAGCACGACCTGAAAGTTCACGAGGAGAACACGACCATAGAGGAGCTGGAG GCCTTGGGAGAGAGTCTGGGCACCGGCGATGACAATGGGGACATGGACGTCATCGACAAGGTCCTACGG TTCTTGCTGGGCGTGTGGGCCAAGGACCTGAACGGCCGCGAGGACCACGTGAAGCGCAGCGTCCAGGGCAAGCTGGCCAGCGCCACGCAGAAACAGACCGAGTCGTACCTCAAGCCGCTGTTCAGGAAGCTGCGCAAGAAG tcGCTGCCTGCGGACATCAAGGAGTCGATCACCGACATCATCAAGTTCATGCTGCAGAGAGAATATGTGAAG GCGAATGACGCGTACCTGCAGATGGCGATTGGCAACGCCCCGTGGCCCATCGGCGTGACCATGGTGGGCATCCACGCCCGTACCGGTCGAGAGAAGATCTTCTCCAAGCACGTGGCGCACGTGCTGAACGACGAGACCCAGAGGAAGTACATCCAG GGCCTGAAGAGGTTGATGACAATCTGCCAGAAGCATTTTCCCACTGACCCCTCCAAGTGTGTGGAGTATaatgctctttaa
- the LOC114766759 gene encoding piwi-like protein 1, translated as MTGRARARSRGRARVQETVSPGPQQTAAEESGQQALASSEGEMVGRGRQKTRPGGLSAEALVQVSAGFQQVKIGERGGRRRDFHDAGVHTRQLMEHVKDSKTGVSGSIIELRTNFIRLLSRPQWALFQYHVEYNPPMEARRLRSALLFQHSEILGPARSFDGTILFLPQKLHNTETVLCSETRHGEKVQITVTLTNELPPSSPVCLQFYNIIFRRILRMLNMQQIGRHYYNPDDPLSIPQHRLTIWPGFVTNILQYELNIMLCLDVSHKVLRSETVLSFMASLRQQVGEQHFPEVCTKELVGLVVLTKYNNKTYRIDDIAWDHTPTNTFKRGDQDMSFKDYYKTQYSLEVTDNHQVLLISHLKRLGPSGAPPPGPAMLVPEFCYLTGLTDKIRSDVTVMKDLASHTRLSPDQREGRLNRFISNLQRNTEAQTELNTWGLSFEDKLLSLTGRVLPAERIIQGSKTYEYSPWAADWSKEMRGLPLTSSMPLDVWMMFYTRRNCDTAKSLLDTLNKVARPMGIRMQRAVMVEYEDRQDALLRALRQNVGPGTQMVVVILPSNRKDKYDCVKKYLCVDCPTPSQCVLSRTLSRPQALMTVATKIALQMNCKMGGELWSIDIPLKQLMIVGIDCYHDTAAGKRSIGALVSSLNQGMSRWFSKCVLQNRGQEIIDGLKVALQAALKAWLKHNKCLPSRIIVYRDGVGDGMLQSVVNYEVPQLMQSIKSLGQDYAPKLTVVVVKKRMATRFFARIDGKLSNPPPGTIIDTEVTRPEWYDFYIISQAVRMGSVSPTHYNVVFDNSGLKPDHMQRLTYKLCHMYYNWQGIVRVPAPCQYAHKLAFLVGQSIHREPSMNLDEFLYYL; from the exons ATGACAGGACGTGCGAGAGCTCGATCGAGGGGCCGAGCGCGTGTTCAGGAGACTGTGTCCCCTGGCCCG CAGCAGACCGCGGCAGAAGAGTCTGGTCAGCAGGCCCTGGCCTCAAGTGAAGGGGAAATGGTGGGTCGTGGCAGACAGAAGACTAGGCCAGGTGGACTGTCAGCTGAAG CTTTGGTCCAGGTATCTGCAGGCTTTCAGCAGGTGAAGATTGGGGAGCGAGGGGGGCGTCGCCGGGATTTCCATGATGCTGGGGTCCACACCCGTCAACTCATGGAGCATGTCAAAGACTCCAAGACTG GTGTGTCTGGCTCCATCATCGAACTGAGGACGAACTTCATCCGTCTGCTCTCACGCCCTCAGTGGGCCCTCTTCCAGTATCATGTGGAATACAACCCACCCATGGAGGCCCGGCGTCTTCGCTCTGCATTGCTCTTTCAACACAGTGAGATACTGGGCCCTGCTCGCAGCTTTGATGGTACCATTCTGTTCCTGCCTCAGAAGCTTCATAACACT GAGACAGTGCTGTGCAGTGAGACCAGACATGGTGAGAAGGTTCAGATTACAGTCACTCTCACCAACGAACTGCCCCCATCATCCCCTGTGTGCCTTCAGTTTTACAACATCATCTTTAGAAG gaTTCTGAGGATGCTGAACATGCAGCAGATTGGCCGTCATTATTACAATCCCGACGACCCTCTCAGCATCCCGCAGCACAG GTTGACTATCTGGCCAGGCTTTGTCACCAACATCCTGCAGTATGAATTAAACATCATGCTGTGTCTAGATGTGAGCCACAAGGTTCTGCGCAGTGAGACGGTGCTCAGTTTCATGGCCTCTCTACGGCAGCAGGTTGGAGAACAGCACTTCCCCGAAGTCTGCACCAAGGAGCTGGTCGGACTTGTAGTTCTTACTAA GTACAATAACAAGACCTACAGGATTGATGACATTGCATGGGACCACACTCCCACTAACACCTTTAAGAGAGGGGACCAGGATATGTCCTTCAAGGACTACTACAAGACT CAATATAGTCTAGAGGTGACCGATAACCACCAGGTCCTGCTCATCAGCCATTTGAAGAGGCTGGGCCCCAGTGGTGCTCCACCGCCTGGCCCTGCCATGCTCGTACCAGAGTTCTGTTACCTGACTG GCCTGACGGACAAGATTCGCAGTGATGTTACAGTCATGAAGGACCTGGCCTCCCACACCAGACTGTCCCCAGATCAGAGGGAGGGCCGCCTGAATCGGTTCATCAGCAACCTGCAAAG GAACACCGAGGCGCAGACTGAGCTGAACACCTGGGGCCTGAGCTTTGAGGACAAGCTGCTGAGTCTGACTGGCCGTGTTCTGCCAGCAGAAAGGATCATCCAAGGGTCCAAAACT TATGAGTACAGCCCGTGGGCAGCCGATTGGTCTAAGGAGATGCGAGGCCTGCCCCTGACCAGCTCCATGCCGTTGGATGTGTGGATGATGTTTTACACTCGCCGCAACTGTGACACAGCAAAGTCGCTCCTGGACACCCTCAACAAGGTGGCAAGGCCGATGGGCATCCGCATGCAGCGTGCTGTCAT GGTAGAGTATGAGGACCGACAGGATGCTCTGCTCAGGGCTCTGCGGCAGAATGTTGGACCAGGAACCCAAATG gtgGTGGTGATCCTGCCCTCCAACCGTAAGGACAAGTACGACTGTGTGAAGAAGTACCTGTGTGTGGACTGCCCCACCCCCAGTCAGTGTGTGCTGTCTCGCACACTCAGCCGCCCACAGGCCCTCATGACCGTGGCCACCAAGATCGCCCTGCAGATGAACTGCAAGATGGGAGGGGAGCTGTGGAGCATCGACATCCCG CTCAAGCAGCTGATGATCGTGGGGATCGACTGCTACCATGACACGGCTGCAGGAAAGAGGTCCATTGGCGCACTGGTCTCCAGTCTCAACCAAGGCATGTCCAG GTGGTTCTCCAAGTGTGTGCTGCAGAACCGTGGACAGGAAATTATTGATGGCCTGAAGGTGGCGCTACAGG ctgCCCTGAAAGCCTGGCTGAAGCACAACAAGTGTCTGCCGTCCCGCATCATCGTGTACCGAGACGGCGTGGGTGACGGCATGCTGCAGAGCGTAGTGAACTACGAGGTCCCCCAGCTCATGCAGTCCATCAAGAGCCTGGGCCAGGACTACGC GCCTAAACTCACCGTGGTTGTGGTGAAGAAGCGCATGGCAACTCGGTTCTTTGCACGCATCGATGGCAAACTGTCCAACCCTCCACCCGGAACGATCATTGACACAGAGGTCACACGTCCAGAATG GTACGACTTCTACATCATCAGTCAGGCCGTCCGCATGGGCAGCGTCTCCCCCACCCACTACAACGTGGTGTTTGACAACAGTGGCCTCAAGCCAGACCACATGCAGAGACTCACCTACAAACTCTGTCACATGTACTACAACTGGCAG GGGATCGTCAGGGTGCCGGCGCCGTGCCAGTATGCCCACAAGCTGGCATTCCTGGTGGGCCAGAGCATCCACAGAGAGCCCAGCATGAACCTGGATGAGTTCCTGTACTACCTGTAA